One Streptomyces umbrinus genomic window, TGCTCAGACCGATCGAGGTCAGAAAGCCCAGGCCGGTCAGCGCGAGCGCGCTCATCGCCACGACCACGGTGCCGCCGGCGAACAGAACGGCAGCGCCGGACGAACTCATGGCGTTCGACAGCGCGGTGGCGTTGTCCTGGCCGGCCGCTCGGTTCTCGCGGCAGCGCGCCACGATGAACAGGGCGTAGTCGATACCGACACCCAGGCCGATCATCGCGCCGATCGTGGGCGCGGCGGTCGACACGTCCGTCGCATGGGCCAGCAGCACGATGCTGCCCAGGCCAGCGGCCACGGCGACCAGGGCGAGCGCGATCGGCACCAGCGCGGCCACGATCGTGCCGAACGCCACCACCAGGATGACCAGGGCGGAGAGTAGGCCCGCCGCCTCCGCGCCCGACGTCGGCGTCTCGGCGTTGATGAACACGGCGTCGCCCCCGAGTTCGGCGACGACACCGTCGCCGCGTACGGGCTCGATCGCGTCGTTCAGGGCGTCGATCCGCTCGGGATGCACCTCCATCGGCGGTACGTCGAAGGCGACTTGGACGTAGCCGATCCGTCCGTCGGGCGAGATCGTGCCCCCGGTGAAGGGATCGGTGACCGTGGCGACGTGTTCCACGTCGGCGATGCGGTCGACGGCCGCCTCGACGGCAGGCCGGTGGCGGTCGATCCGCTCCCCTTCCGGCACGGCGAAGACGGCGACGGCGCTGCCGCCGGACGCCTCGGGGAAGCGGTCCTCAAGCAGTTCCATCGCCTTCTCGCTCTGGCTGCCCGGAGCGACGAGGTCGTCGACGAACGAGCCGCCGACCAGGCCCGCAAGAGGCAGTACGAGCGCCAGGGCGGCCACCCAGGCGCCGATGGTCACCCACGGTTGGCGGGCGCTCGCGTCGCCGATACGGCGCGTGAGTCGATTCATGGCTGCGGCTCCTGGGAGACGGCTGCCGACCGGCGGCAGTTGTTGGATGGGCTCGTGCGGGAGCTGCCGACCGTTGGACTTGTCGGCCGGGTTCGTGCGAGACGGCTGCCGACCGGCGGCACCGGTCGGTGCGCGGCGGCAGGAGTTTCGAGCGGTTCCATCGTGGGCGTCGACGCCGGTGCCGTCTCCCGCCGTCAGAGGGGCCGGACGCCCCCACGCGCGACGGGGAGTACGAGCCCACCTCTCCATCCGCGGACGGAGGGCCGCCTCCCCCCGCAGGCGGGTGACGGTGCCTCGGAGCTGGACTTACGATGGCTTGCCCGGCGCGTCGCGGTGCCTGCGCCAGGCCACGGGAACGCTTCCCGGCCAAGGCACCGGCCGCCTCTCGATGGAGCGACGATGATCCGTACGGCTCCGCATGCCGGGACGCCCGGCCCCGGCCCCGGCCGCAGGGCGTCGGGCAGCTTCCGCGGCCCGTTCACGCGCTGGCCGCGGGGCGCGGACGCCGTACTCGCGACCGTCTTGTTCCTGCTGACCGCGCTCCTGGAAGAGGGTCCGGGCGATTCCCTCGTCGTCCGCCCTGTCACCAGCGTCCTCCAGCCCGCCCTCCTGCTCATCACCCTGGCCGGCGCCGCGCTCTACCTGCGTCGGCGCAGGCCGGTCGCGGTCCTGTGCGTGGCACTCGTCGCGTGGCTCCCGACGCTGGGAAGCAGCTACTCCGTGCTGGGCGGGGTCGTGATCGTCGCGCTCTACAGCGTCGGGCGGCACGACGACGACAACCGGTGGGGCCCTCTCGGTGTCGGCGCGGCCGTCGTCGCGCTCACGATCGACGGCGTCCTCCTCTCCACGCCCTGGGAGGACATCGGCTTCGGCTACGTCTTCATGTTCGGCGCCTGGTATCTCGGCCGACGCCTCCGGCTCCGAGCCGGGCGTGCTGCCCGGCTCCGCCAGGAACAGGCCGCCGAGGCACGGCGGATCGTCGCCGAGGAGCGCACCCACATAGCCCGTGAACTGCACGACGTGGTCGCCCACCGGGTGAGCATGATGACGGTGCAGGCCGGTGCGGCCCGGATGGTGGCCGCCGAGGATCCGCAGGGCGCGCTGGAGGCGATGGCGGCGGTGGAGGAAGCGGGTCGCCAGGCGCTGGACGAACTGCGGCACCTGCTGGGAGTGTTGCGGCCGAACGCCGAGCGCGACGGCCTTGGGCCTCAGCCGGGCCTGGCCGACCTGCCCCGCCTGGTGGCCGAGGTCCGGGAGGCGGGTC contains:
- a CDS encoding sensor histidine kinase translates to MIRTAPHAGTPGPGPGRRASGSFRGPFTRWPRGADAVLATVLFLLTALLEEGPGDSLVVRPVTSVLQPALLLITLAGAALYLRRRRPVAVLCVALVAWLPTLGSSYSVLGGVVIVALYSVGRHDDDNRWGPLGVGAAVVALTIDGVLLSTPWEDIGFGYVFMFGAWYLGRRLRLRAGRAARLRQEQAAEARRIVAEERTHIARELHDVVAHRVSMMTVQAGAARMVAAEDPQGALEAMAAVEEAGRQALDELRHLLGVLRPNAERDGLGPQPGLADLPRLVAEVREAGLDVSVTGGIRDPLPARVDLSAYRIVQEALTNVLKHSGPRTRTEVRLRAEGDGITIEVLDDGRGTAVRSVSAAHEGLPGHGIVGMRERALLLGGSLDAQQCPGGGFRLTAHLPTKGEPT